One genomic segment of Caldimonas brevitalea includes these proteins:
- a CDS encoding non-ribosomal peptide synthetase: MTQTAGFRLSAQQLSAWRRRDAAWCGVRGVVAMPHGATPGDVKAALQAIAARHEVLRTRIEPVAGVPLQFVDDLAALHWEERKAGAPAQPMTFDTWPHPAGAALAACWVWDEASRGQAATSVSDCSVWLSLDGLHGDARTLQLIAQELHDQLAGRRNDADVVQYADYAQWQHELGEAEPGAVAYWRARPPLPVGRLPLERPVAGAFSPRTLAFAAPPDTSEPAVFAAWALLLARHLDQPGLTLGVVDAGRSDEVADACGPYARVLPLVLGYDAAQTWQQWCETVAAVRADAISQAEGLGAVDLEMALQYRRAAAPEPAQLLAVEAAFRLRLDVQPLADGGGLQLGLSYDAGRFDAEAAQALVAQLSALLAALPPTSQPLGEVFLGSPHTGPMVVPGEPGRLDSVPLLHMLIERQARLGPDRPAVACADGRLDYDTLVRRADVLAARLVAAGAAPDRIVAVCLPRSVDLVVALLAVLKSGAAYLPLDPGYPPERLDYMQHDSGACCLVADARSAAIAAAGLPVVLIGAPAPAALPNVPPRPPHPDQLAYVIYTSGSTGRPKGVAITHRNACHSTLARHRWYERPVSAYLMLSSVAFDSSVAGIFWTLTQGGLLVLPEDDAHRDVAALARLVEHHRASHLLALPSLHAQLLDAEPARLATLTDVIVAGEACSATLVEAHHRVLPQAALYNEYGPTEASVWSLAHATRPGEDPVPIGRPIPFIEAWVLDTALQPLPPGVQGELYLGGPALARGYLGRPDLTADRFVPHPTAAGQRLYRTGDRVRLNAAGQAEFLGRTDQQVKIRGFRIELGEIEARLAEHAAVREAVAVVREDQPGDRRVVAYVIARPPAPAAETLRTHLLRSLPEHLLPSAYVFVDAFPMTPNGKLDRKALPAPERASRAAYVAPRDDIEQQIAAVWSELLELEPVGVHDNFFELGGHSLVATQVVTRLRRRFDVELPVRELFAAPTVAGLALAVKRQRGQPAAPGLAPIEPLAERDALPLSYAQQRLWFLAQLDPDDVSYHIAGVLKMAGRLDVEAWASAFAALQTRHEVLRSRMPTDTAGRPRLVVEPIARASLERIDLSGLGDDVPAEAALRAQAVAQRPFSLAQGPLLRAVLITLAPEHHHLVLVMHHIVSDGWSTERLLQDWCEFYRSRLEAGATAPTPLSIQYADYAAWQRRQLTEAALSRELAHWRDVLGDEAPLLALPTDRPRPQVLSGRGDRVTIALPGSLAARAKAHAQQRQASLFMLLEAAYAGLLARHAGQDDIRIGTPVAGRGRLELEPLVGLFVNTVVLRHRFTPLTPFDALLDATRERVLDAEQHQQLPFERLVEALAPERDLGHTPLFQAMFDLQTERYSALARLPGLQVELQAVDLPTSKFDLSLNCRDTGDTIECCFEYSTDLFDRSTIQRLAQHYQQLLDAALAEPQRPLADLPLLDAAAQALLTPRPTRDWPIGEGFAALFDSTARARAGELAVCDGHTSLRYAELAQRARGLATALQQAGAGPERPVAILLPRSVDYLVAIVATQFAGAPWLPLDMTLPQARLVQMLSLAAPPVLVAAEVCDVAPRLRTALARPPQWVSPQAVGEGAPRLWPAHPQQLAYLIFTSGSTGTPKAAMVPAGPMLNHLLGKIEQLDLGPSDRIAQTASPCFDISVWQFLTALLCGASVHIVPDSCTRDGAALLRHVNAEGLTVLESVPSLMRGMLDDPSSPAQLPTLRCLLPTGEALPPEVARQWFRHYPGVPLINAYGPAECADDVALWRLDGPPDTSLAHLPIGTPTGNLRLHVVNDALQLQPPGVIGELAIAGAGVGRGYLGAPALTAERFVPDPYGPPGSRLYRSGDLARQAPDAVLSFVGRRDHQLKIRGHRVEPAEIEARLLQHDEVRAAAVLLAGTPPRLVAYVAVDTRDGTAQGGDDPLRSVLAAQLPEYMVPAAIVRLPALPLNANGKLDRARLPAPDFSQASQPDLAPRNDTERTLARVWAEVLGLPSVGLRDNFFALGGDSILSIQLVSKAREAGLQISARAVFQHQTVEALAAVAEHAAPAMARSAPEGDVPLTPIQHSFFELCAPNPHHWNQSVLLTPAARLTAGQVDTALQALVAHHDGLRLRFRLEEQGWVQHYASGPAGAVLIARQLDHTDELDAHCDAVQASLDLEHGPLLRAALFDLPGGEQRLLIAVHHLVVDGVSWRILLDDLATALQPGPQGVVLPARTASYQDWARSLLQRAERGEFDTERPFWQAQQAPALPVERPGGSRLERDIEIVHVTLDRQATERLLQCGQQRATPDDFLLTALAQVLLPWSQREALLVEQESHGRPDDLDLGRTVGWFTAAYPLRLAPDLTSAPVDQLKQVKQALRSVPNGGIGYGALRYLQRVLPAANTQVAFNYLGQLDASADRRWFAKLDARSGRLYDGHTARRHEFDLNAYVLGGQLQLDWGYSRERYARATVESLAARFVTSLATLLQLANGDAAQLLTPQDFPEAALDAASFDQLLAGME; the protein is encoded by the coding sequence ATGACACAGACGGCGGGCTTTCGACTTTCGGCTCAGCAACTTTCGGCATGGCGGCGGCGCGACGCCGCGTGGTGCGGCGTGCGCGGCGTGGTCGCGATGCCGCACGGCGCCACGCCGGGTGACGTGAAGGCGGCCTTGCAGGCCATCGCGGCGCGCCACGAAGTACTGCGCACCCGGATCGAGCCGGTGGCCGGCGTGCCGCTGCAGTTCGTCGACGACCTTGCCGCGCTGCACTGGGAGGAGCGCAAGGCCGGTGCCCCGGCACAGCCGATGACATTCGACACCTGGCCCCACCCCGCGGGCGCCGCGCTGGCGGCGTGCTGGGTGTGGGACGAGGCCAGCCGCGGTCAGGCGGCGACCTCGGTCAGCGACTGCTCGGTGTGGCTCTCGCTGGACGGCTTGCACGGCGATGCGCGCACCTTGCAGCTGATCGCGCAGGAGCTGCACGATCAACTGGCCGGCCGTCGCAACGATGCCGACGTGGTGCAGTACGCCGACTATGCGCAATGGCAACACGAACTCGGCGAGGCCGAGCCGGGCGCCGTGGCCTACTGGCGTGCGCGGCCCCCTCTGCCGGTGGGCCGACTGCCGCTGGAGCGACCGGTGGCCGGCGCGTTTTCGCCGCGCACACTGGCGTTCGCAGCGCCGCCCGACACGTCCGAGCCCGCCGTGTTCGCCGCCTGGGCGCTGCTGCTGGCGCGCCACCTCGACCAGCCCGGGCTGACCCTGGGCGTGGTGGATGCGGGCCGCAGCGACGAAGTGGCCGACGCGTGCGGCCCTTATGCGCGCGTGCTGCCGCTGGTGCTCGGCTACGACGCCGCACAGACCTGGCAGCAGTGGTGCGAAACGGTCGCAGCCGTGCGCGCCGACGCCATCTCGCAGGCGGAAGGCCTGGGGGCTGTCGACCTCGAGATGGCGCTGCAGTACCGCCGCGCCGCCGCGCCCGAGCCCGCGCAACTGCTCGCGGTCGAAGCCGCTTTCCGGCTGCGCCTCGACGTGCAGCCGCTCGCCGACGGTGGCGGCTTGCAGCTGGGATTGAGCTACGACGCCGGTCGCTTCGACGCCGAGGCCGCCCAGGCTCTGGTGGCGCAGCTGTCGGCGTTGCTCGCCGCCTTGCCGCCCACGTCGCAGCCGCTCGGCGAGGTCTTCCTCGGCTCGCCGCACACTGGGCCGATGGTCGTGCCAGGGGAGCCGGGCCGTCTCGACAGCGTGCCCCTGTTGCACATGCTGATCGAGCGGCAGGCCCGGCTGGGGCCTGACCGCCCCGCGGTGGCCTGCGCAGATGGGCGGCTCGACTACGACACCCTGGTGCGTCGCGCGGATGTGCTGGCCGCGCGCCTGGTCGCCGCCGGCGCCGCGCCCGACCGTATCGTCGCCGTCTGCCTGCCTCGCTCGGTCGACCTGGTGGTGGCCTTGCTCGCGGTGCTCAAGTCCGGCGCCGCCTACCTGCCGCTCGACCCTGGCTATCCGCCCGAGCGCCTCGACTACATGCAGCACGACAGCGGCGCCTGTTGCCTGGTGGCCGATGCCCGCAGTGCGGCGATCGCGGCCGCTGGTCTGCCCGTGGTGCTCATCGGCGCACCGGCACCGGCCGCCTTGCCCAACGTGCCGCCGCGCCCGCCGCACCCCGACCAACTCGCCTATGTGATCTACACCTCCGGCTCCACCGGCCGACCCAAGGGCGTGGCCATCACACACCGCAACGCCTGTCATTCGACGCTGGCACGCCACCGCTGGTACGAGCGGCCGGTGTCGGCCTATCTGATGCTGTCGTCGGTCGCCTTCGACAGTTCGGTCGCCGGCATTTTCTGGACGCTGACGCAAGGCGGCCTGCTGGTGCTGCCCGAAGACGATGCCCACCGCGACGTCGCGGCCCTGGCCAGGCTGGTCGAGCACCACCGCGCCTCACACCTGCTGGCGCTGCCGTCGCTGCACGCCCAACTGCTCGACGCCGAGCCGGCCCGGCTTGCAACGCTGACCGACGTCATCGTCGCTGGCGAGGCCTGCAGCGCGACGCTGGTCGAGGCCCACCACCGCGTGTTGCCCCAGGCCGCGCTGTACAACGAATACGGGCCGACCGAGGCCAGCGTGTGGAGCCTTGCGCACGCGACCCGGCCAGGCGAGGACCCGGTGCCGATCGGCCGGCCCATCCCCTTCATCGAAGCCTGGGTGCTCGACACCGCGCTGCAGCCGCTGCCCCCCGGCGTGCAGGGCGAGTTGTACCTGGGCGGGCCGGCACTCGCGCGCGGCTACCTCGGGCGGCCCGACCTGACCGCCGACCGCTTCGTGCCGCACCCGACCGCCGCCGGTCAGCGCCTGTACCGCACCGGCGACCGGGTGCGCCTGAACGCGGCCGGCCAGGCCGAGTTCCTCGGGCGCACCGACCAGCAGGTCAAGATCCGCGGCTTTCGCATCGAGCTGGGCGAGATCGAGGCACGCCTGGCCGAACACGCCGCGGTGCGCGAAGCGGTTGCGGTCGTGCGCGAGGACCAGCCCGGCGACCGGCGTGTGGTCGCCTATGTGATCGCCCGCCCGCCGGCGCCCGCCGCCGAGACCTTGCGCACGCATTTGCTGCGGTCCTTGCCCGAGCATTTGCTGCCGTCGGCCTATGTGTTCGTCGATGCTTTCCCGATGACCCCGAACGGCAAGCTCGACCGCAAGGCCTTACCGGCGCCCGAGCGGGCCTCACGCGCCGCCTACGTCGCGCCCCGCGACGACATCGAGCAGCAGATTGCCGCGGTGTGGTCCGAGCTGCTGGAGCTGGAGCCCGTCGGCGTGCACGACAACTTCTTCGAGCTGGGCGGCCATTCGTTGGTCGCCACCCAGGTCGTCACGCGCTTGCGCCGCCGCTTCGATGTCGAGTTGCCGGTGCGCGAGCTGTTCGCCGCGCCCACCGTCGCAGGCCTCGCGCTGGCCGTGAAACGCCAGCGCGGGCAGCCGGCGGCGCCCGGTCTGGCGCCGATCGAGCCGCTCGCCGAGCGCGACGCGCTGCCCTTGTCCTATGCGCAGCAGCGCCTGTGGTTTTTGGCCCAGCTCGACCCGGACGACGTGTCGTACCACATCGCCGGCGTGCTCAAGATGGCCGGGCGGCTCGACGTCGAGGCGTGGGCGTCCGCCTTTGCCGCCTTGCAAACTCGCCACGAGGTCCTGCGCAGCCGCATGCCGACCGACACCGCGGGGCGCCCCCGGCTGGTGGTGGAGCCGATAGCGCGCGCGTCGCTCGAGCGGATCGACCTCAGCGGCCTCGGTGATGACGTGCCTGCCGAAGCCGCACTGCGGGCCCAGGCCGTCGCACAGCGGCCGTTCTCGCTGGCACAAGGCCCGTTGCTGCGTGCCGTGCTGATCACGCTGGCGCCCGAGCATCATCACCTGGTGCTGGTGATGCACCACATCGTGTCCGACGGCTGGTCGACCGAGCGCCTGCTGCAGGACTGGTGCGAGTTCTACCGCTCGCGGCTGGAGGCCGGGGCGACCGCGCCGACGCCGCTGTCGATTCAGTACGCCGACTACGCCGCCTGGCAGCGCCGCCAGCTGACCGAGGCCGCGCTGTCGCGCGAACTCGCGCACTGGCGCGACGTGCTGGGCGACGAGGCGCCGCTGCTGGCCTTGCCGACCGATCGGCCCCGGCCCCAGGTGCTGTCCGGCCGCGGCGACCGGGTGACCATCGCGCTGCCCGGCTCCCTGGCGGCCCGCGCCAAAGCCCATGCCCAGCAGCGCCAGGCCAGCCTGTTCATGTTGCTCGAGGCGGCCTATGCCGGTTTGCTGGCCCGCCACGCCGGGCAAGACGACATCCGCATCGGCACACCGGTGGCCGGCCGGGGCCGGCTCGAGCTCGAGCCGCTGGTGGGCCTGTTCGTCAACACCGTCGTGCTGCGCCATCGATTCACGCCGCTGACCCCTTTCGACGCGCTGCTCGACGCCACCCGCGAGCGAGTGCTCGACGCCGAACAGCACCAGCAGCTGCCCTTCGAACGCCTGGTCGAGGCCCTGGCACCGGAGCGCGACCTCGGCCACACGCCCTTGTTCCAGGCCATGTTCGATCTGCAGACCGAGCGCTACAGCGCGCTGGCCCGGCTGCCCGGGTTGCAGGTCGAGCTGCAGGCCGTCGACCTGCCGACCAGCAAGTTCGACCTGTCCCTCAATTGCCGGGACACCGGCGACACCATCGAGTGCTGCTTCGAATACAGCACCGACCTGTTCGACCGATCGACCATCCAGCGTCTCGCGCAGCACTACCAGCAGCTGCTCGATGCCGCACTCGCCGAGCCGCAACGACCGCTGGCCGATCTGCCGCTGCTCGATGCGGCGGCCCAGGCCTTGTTGACACCGCGCCCGACGCGAGACTGGCCGATCGGCGAGGGCTTTGCCGCGCTGTTCGACAGCACTGCACGCGCACGGGCCGGCGAGCTGGCCGTCTGCGACGGCCACACGTCGTTGCGTTATGCGGAGCTGGCGCAACGTGCCCGTGGCCTTGCGACGGCCTTGCAACAGGCCGGCGCCGGGCCGGAGCGGCCGGTCGCCATCCTGCTGCCGCGCTCGGTCGACTACCTGGTGGCCATCGTCGCCACGCAGTTCGCCGGTGCGCCCTGGTTGCCGCTCGACATGACACTGCCGCAGGCCCGCTTGGTGCAGATGCTGTCGCTCGCGGCGCCACCGGTCCTGGTGGCGGCCGAAGTCTGCGACGTGGCGCCGCGCTTGCGCACCGCGCTGGCCCGGCCGCCGCAATGGGTGTCGCCCCAGGCTGTGGGGGAGGGTGCGCCGAGGCTCTGGCCGGCCCATCCGCAGCAGCTGGCCTACCTGATCTTCACGTCCGGCTCCACCGGCACGCCCAAGGCTGCGATGGTGCCCGCCGGCCCGATGCTCAACCACCTGCTCGGCAAGATCGAGCAGCTCGACCTGGGGCCGTCCGACCGCATCGCACAGACCGCCTCGCCGTGTTTCGACATCTCGGTCTGGCAGTTCCTGACGGCCCTGTTGTGCGGCGCCAGCGTCCACATCGTGCCCGACAGCTGCACCCGCGACGGCGCCGCGCTGCTGCGGCACGTCAATGCCGAAGGCCTGACCGTGCTCGAGAGCGTGCCGTCGCTGATGCGCGGCATGCTGGACGACCCGTCGTCGCCGGCCCAGCTGCCGACGCTGCGCTGTCTGCTGCCCACCGGCGAAGCGCTGCCGCCCGAGGTCGCACGGCAGTGGTTCCGTCATTACCCCGGCGTGCCGCTGATCAACGCTTACGGGCCCGCCGAATGCGCCGACGACGTGGCGCTGTGGCGCCTCGACGGCCCCCCCGACACCTCGCTCGCCCACCTGCCGATCGGCACCCCCACCGGCAACCTGCGGCTGCACGTGGTCAACGATGCGCTGCAGCTGCAGCCGCCCGGTGTCATCGGCGAGCTGGCCATCGCCGGCGCCGGTGTGGGCCGCGGCTACCTCGGCGCGCCCGCGCTGACGGCCGAGCGGTTCGTGCCCGACCCCTACGGCCCGCCCGGCAGCCGCCTCTACCGCAGTGGCGATCTGGCCCGCCAGGCGCCGGATGCCGTCCTCAGCTTCGTCGGGCGGCGCGACCACCAGCTCAAGATCCGCGGCCACCGCGTCGAACCGGCCGAGATCGAGGCCCGGCTGTTGCAGCACGACGAGGTGCGCGCCGCGGCCGTGCTGCTGGCCGGCACGCCGCCGCGCCTGGTGGCCTATGTCGCCGTCGACACGCGGGACGGCACGGCGCAAGGCGGCGACGACCCCTTGCGCAGCGTCCTCGCCGCGCAGCTGCCCGAGTACATGGTGCCGGCCGCGATCGTGCGGCTGCCCGCGCTGCCGCTGAACGCCAACGGCAAACTCGACCGGGCCCGCTTGCCGGCCCCCGACTTCTCGCAAGCCAGCCAGCCCGACCTGGCACCACGCAACGACACCGAGCGCACTTTGGCGCGGGTCTGGGCCGAGGTGCTGGGGCTGCCGTCGGTCGGCCTGCGCGACAACTTCTTCGCGCTGGGCGGCGACTCGATTTTGAGCATCCAGCTCGTCAGCAAGGCCCGCGAAGCCGGGCTGCAGATCAGCGCACGCGCGGTGTTCCAGCACCAGACGGTCGAGGCGCTCGCCGCGGTGGCAGAGCACGCCGCCCCGGCGATGGCCCGCTCGGCCCCCGAAGGCGATGTGCCGTTGACGCCGATCCAGCACAGCTTCTTCGAGTTGTGCGCGCCCAACCCGCACCACTGGAACCAATCGGTGCTGCTGACTCCCGCCGCGCGGCTGACCGCAGGGCAGGTCGACACCGCCCTGCAAGCGCTGGTCGCCCACCACGACGGGCTGCGGCTGCGCTTCCGGCTCGAAGAGCAGGGCTGGGTGCAGCACTACGCGAGCGGACCCGCCGGCGCGGTGCTGATCGCCCGCCAGCTCGACCACACCGACGAACTCGATGCCCATTGCGACGCGGTGCAAGCCAGCCTCGACCTCGAACACGGCCCGTTGCTGCGCGCGGCGCTATTCGACCTGCCCGGTGGCGAGCAGCGGTTGCTGATCGCCGTGCACCATCTGGTGGTCGACGGTGTGTCGTGGCGCATCCTGCTGGACGACCTCGCCACCGCCTTGCAGCCCGGCCCGCAAGGTGTGGTGCTGCCCGCCCGCACCGCCTCGTACCAGGACTGGGCCCGCTCGCTGCTGCAACGCGCCGAACGCGGTGAGTTCGATACCGAGCGGCCGTTCTGGCAGGCGCAACAGGCGCCGGCGCTGCCGGTCGAACGCCCGGGCGGCAGCCGGCTCGAGCGCGACATCGAGATCGTCCACGTGACGCTCGACCGCCAAGCGACCGAACGCTTGCTGCAGTGCGGCCAGCAGCGCGCCACGCCCGACGACTTCCTGTTGACCGCGCTGGCCCAGGTGCTGCTGCCGTGGAGCCAGCGCGAGGCGCTGCTGGTCGAGCAGGAAAGCCACGGCCGGCCCGACGACCTCGACCTCGGCCGCACCGTCGGCTGGTTCACCGCCGCCTATCCGCTGCGCCTGGCGCCCGACCTGACGTCGGCGCCGGTCGACCAGCTCAAGCAGGTCAAGCAGGCGCTGCGCTCGGTGCCCAACGGCGGCATCGGCTACGGCGCGCTGCGCTACCTGCAACGGGTGTTGCCGGCGGCGAACACCCAGGTCGCTTTCAACTACCTGGGCCAGCTCGACGCCAGCGCCGACCGTCGCTGGTTCGCGAAGCTCGACGCCCGCAGCGGCCGGCTCTATGACGGCCACACCGCCCGCCGCCACGAGTTCGATCTCAATGCTTACGTGCTCGGCGGGCAGTTGCAGCTCGACTGGGGGTACAGCCGCGAGCGTTACGCCCGCGCCACCGTCGAGTCCCTGGCGGCGCGCTTCGTCACCTCGCTCGCGACGCTGCTGCAGCTCGCCAATGGCGACGCAGCCCAGCTGCTGACGCCGCAGGACTTCCCCGAAGCGGCGCTCGACGCGGCCTCGTTCGACCAATTGCTTGCCGGAATGGAGTGA
- a CDS encoding TauD/TfdA family dioxygenase encodes MSDPSSAPARRPGLGGVRRQAVAHGTQDLVHMAPLREGQTMPLLCEPVLPGVDLVAWARERRAEIETLLLRHGALLWRGFDVDGVAGFHEAVGALSDGALQYQFRASPRTQVDAERHVYTSTDYPAAESIFPHNEHSYSPVFPRKIFFYCDITPGEGGETPIGDTRSVLQRIPPEILERFKRRRILYVRNYGDGFGLPWQTVFQTTDRATVEDYCRQQGIVPEWKSGDRLRTRQVGPALVRHPVNGEAVWFNHGTFFHATTLPASARDTLMAEYGPEDLPQNTFYGDGAPIEPEVVELLRGLYLGSMTSFPWQRGDVLMLDNLLALHGRNPFRGPRRILTAMAEPMRAADVAWTDHLTEQA; translated from the coding sequence ATGAGCGACCCCTCTTCTGCGCCGGCACGCCGCCCCGGGCTGGGCGGCGTGCGCCGGCAGGCCGTCGCGCACGGCACCCAGGACCTGGTGCACATGGCGCCGCTGCGCGAGGGCCAGACCATGCCCTTGTTGTGCGAACCGGTGCTGCCCGGCGTCGACCTGGTGGCGTGGGCGCGCGAGCGCCGCGCCGAGATCGAAACCTTGCTGCTGCGCCACGGCGCGCTGCTGTGGCGCGGCTTCGACGTCGACGGCGTGGCGGGCTTCCACGAGGCCGTCGGCGCCCTGTCGGACGGCGCCCTGCAATACCAGTTCCGCGCCTCGCCGCGCACCCAGGTCGACGCCGAGCGGCACGTCTACACCTCCACCGATTACCCCGCGGCGGAAAGCATCTTCCCGCACAACGAGCACTCCTATTCGCCGGTGTTCCCGCGCAAGATTTTTTTCTATTGCGACATCACCCCGGGCGAGGGCGGCGAGACGCCGATCGGCGACACGCGCAGCGTGCTGCAGCGCATCCCCCCCGAGATCCTCGAGCGCTTCAAGCGCCGGCGCATCCTTTATGTGCGCAACTACGGCGACGGCTTCGGGCTGCCGTGGCAGACGGTGTTCCAGACCACCGACCGCGCCACCGTCGAGGACTACTGCCGCCAGCAAGGCATCGTGCCGGAATGGAAGAGCGGCGACCGCCTGCGCACCCGCCAGGTCGGACCGGCCCTGGTGCGCCACCCGGTCAACGGCGAAGCGGTGTGGTTCAACCACGGCACCTTCTTCCACGCCACCACCTTGCCGGCCAGCGCGCGCGACACTTTGATGGCCGAATACGGCCCCGAAGACCTGCCGCAGAACACCTTCTACGGCGACGGCGCGCCGATCGAACCCGAGGTGGTCGAGCTGCTGCGCGGCCTCTACCTCGGGTCGATGACGAGCTTCCCGTGGCAGCGCGGCGACGTGCTGATGCTCGACAACCTCCTGGCGCTGCACGGCCGCAACCCCTTCCGCGGCCCGCGCCGCATCCTCACCGCGATGGCCGAGCCGATGCGTGCCGCCGACGTCGCGTGGACCGACCACCTCACGGAGCAGGCATGA